A window of Diabrotica virgifera virgifera chromosome 9, PGI_DIABVI_V3a contains these coding sequences:
- the LOC126891533 gene encoding uncharacterized protein LOC126891533, whose translation MTVCFADFQNVRLILDCTEIYVQTPKCLCCRIRFYSQYKSHLTIKFMTGVSPGGLITYVSKAYGGRASDKVIFEESNVIALLDSSRDAVMVDKGFLIDDSCRLYNIQLIRPPFLRKKSQLTTEEAILNAKIASARVHIERINQRLKIFKILSGKLSWAYVPLVDDIFTIICAITNISSPILSDGKFLET comes from the coding sequence ATGACAGTTTGTTTTGCAGATTTTCAAAATGTTAGGCTAATTTTAGACTGTACTGAAATTTATGTACAGACTCCAAAGTGTTTGTGTTGCCGAATACGATTTTATTCACAATATAAATCTCATTTAACAATTAAGTTTATGACTGGCGTTTCACCTGGTGGGTTAATAACTTATGTCAGTAAAGCATATGGAGGAAGAGCATCAGATAAAGTGATATTTGAAGAGAGCAATGTGATTGCTTTATTAGATTCTAGCAGAGATGCAGTTATGGTAGATAAAGGTTTTCTTATTGATGATAGTTGTagattatataatatacaattaaTTAGACCTccgtttttaagaaaaaaatcccAATTAACCACTGAGGAAGCTATCTTAAATGCCAAAATTGCATCAGCTCGAGTTCACATTGAACGgattaatcaaagattaaagatttttaaaattcttagtGGAAAGTTAAGTTGGGCTTATGTTCCATTAGTTGAtgatatatttacaataatatgTGCAATAACAAATATATCATCTCCAATTTTATCAGATGGAAAATTTTTGGAGACGTAA